From Rhododendron vialii isolate Sample 1 chromosome 10a, ASM3025357v1, the proteins below share one genomic window:
- the LOC131303280 gene encoding alkane hydroxylase MAH1-like, producing the protein MVSLGYYDILLALLCFIFLYVYCTNDGLPRNWPLLGTLPSILLNVHRIHVWCTGFLSRAGGTFLIKGPLFSSMDMLATSDPANVHYIMSANFSNFPKGPHFREIFDILGDGIFNADADSWQKQRKLALLLIGHRRFHQFLGKNSKNKLEKGLVPILDHVSKLGLVVDLQDLFQRFTFDTTCLFLTGYDPGCLSVELPKVPFAKALDDAEETLLIRHAVPESFWKLQRWLGVGQEKKLSDAWATLDHTIAKYILKKRDELRKGIKSNEEDGVDLLTSYLSEDEIMGLKCDDKFLRDTILNFMIAGRDTTSSALTWFLWLVSTHPVVEAKIREELESVIPEQEGNKWRLFNIEEVSKLVYLHSAICESLRLYPSVPFQHKEPLHPDTLPSGHRVHPRMKVLFSLYAMGRMEFVWGEDCAEFKPERWISERGTIKHEPSYKFLSFNAGPRTCLGKEVAFTQMKTVAAAIIHNYRVRVVEGHPVSPNVSIILYMKHGLMVKVTKRWA; encoded by the coding sequence ATGGTCTCATTAGGGTACTATGACATCCTCTTAGCACTACTATGCTTTATTTTCCTCTATGTCTATTGCACAAACGACGGGCTGCCCCGGAACTGGCCGCTTCTCGGAACGCTGCCGAGTATCCTCCTCAACGTCCACAGGATTCACGTCTGGTGTACCGGTTTTCTCAGCCGGGCCGGGGGTACTTTCCTAATCAAGGGGCCTTTGTTTTCCAGCATGGACATGTTGGCCACGTCCGATCCAGCCAACGTGCACTACATAATGAGCGCGAACTTCTCGAATTTCCCAAAGGGGCCGCATTTTCGGGAGATATTCGACATTCTGGGAGATGGGATTTTCAACGCCGACGCAGATTCATGGCAGAAACAGAGGAAACTTGCTCTGCTGCTGATCGGTCACCGGCGGTTCCACCAGTTCCTGGGGAAAAACAGCAAGAACAAACTGGAGAAAGGGCTTGTCCCTATTCTTGACCATGTCTCCAAACTAGGCCTGGTGGTGGATTTGCAAGATTTGTTTCAAAGGTTTACGTTTGACACCACGTGCTTATTCCTCACTGGATACGACCCCGGTTGCCTATCCGTTGAACTCCCGAAAGTTCCTTTTGCGAAAGCCCTTGATGATGCCGAGGAAACATTATTGATTCGCCATGCCGTGCCCGAAAGCTTTTGGAAGTTACAAAGGTGGCTAGGGGTCGGGCAAGAAAAGAAATTGAGCGATGCGTGGGCAACCCTAGATCATACCATCGCCAAATACATATTGAAGAAGAGAGATGAGCTAAGGAAAGGGATCAAATCGAATGAAGAAGATGGGGTGGATTTATTGACATCCTATTTGAGTGAGGATGAGATCATGGGACTAAAGTGTGATGACAAATTTTTGAGAGACACAATATTAAATTTCATGATCGCAGGGCGAGACACAACTAGCTCAGCTCTGACATGGTTTCTTTGGCTTGTTTCGACGCACCCAGTTGTTGAAGCCAAGATTAGAGAAGAACTCGAATCAGTCATACCGGAACAAGAAGGTAACAAATGGAGATTATTCAATATAGAAGAGGTAAGCAAGCTAGTTTATCTGCACAGCGCAATATGTGAATCCCTAAGGCTCTATCCATCGGTTCCGTTCCAGCACAAGGAGCCTCTTCATCCAGACACCCTGCCCAGCGGCCATCGTGTTCATCCGAGAATGAAGGTGCTATTTTCTCTCTATGCAATGGGGAGGATGGAGTTCGTATGGGGGGAGGACTGTGCGGAGTTCAAGCCGGAGAGGTGGATTTCCGAGCGAGGAACGATCAAACACGAGCCATCGTACAAGTTCTTGTCGTTCAACGCAGGGCCGAGGACTTGTCTGGGAAAGGAAGTGGCTTTCACTCAGATGAAGACGGTGGCCGCGGCTATAATCCACAATTACCGTGTTCGTGTGGTTGAAGGGCACCCTGTATCCCCAAATGTTTCCATAATTCTCTACATGAAGCATGGGTTAATGGTTAAAGTTACCAAAAGGTGGGCCTAG